One stretch of Amycolatopsis sp. 195334CR DNA includes these proteins:
- a CDS encoding ABC transporter ATP-binding protein: MIEVRELSKRYGRATAVDDLTFTVRPGGVTGFLGPNGAGKSTTMRIILGLDAPDAGEALVGGRRYATLRRPMFEVGALLDANAVHGGRSAYDHLLALALTNGIGPGRVREVLEQVGLADVARKRAGKFSLGMKQRLGLAAALLGDPAVLLLDEPVNGLDPDGVRWIRELLRSLAAEGRTVLVSSHLMSEMALTADRLIVIGRGRLIADTSVRELEERFQRGVFVRSPRAVELSDALRGAGAEVVAESNEALSVHGMGVDSIGELAAARGIPVYEVMPRSASLEEAYLELTADSVDYRAAR; the protein is encoded by the coding sequence GTGATCGAAGTGCGCGAACTGAGCAAACGCTACGGCCGGGCGACCGCCGTCGACGACCTGACCTTCACCGTGCGGCCGGGCGGTGTCACCGGCTTCCTGGGACCGAACGGCGCCGGAAAGTCCACGACCATGCGAATCATCCTGGGATTGGACGCACCCGACGCCGGCGAGGCGCTCGTCGGCGGTCGCCGATACGCCACCCTTCGGCGGCCGATGTTCGAAGTGGGCGCCCTGCTCGACGCGAACGCGGTGCACGGCGGGCGCAGCGCCTACGACCACTTGCTGGCGCTGGCCCTGACCAACGGCATCGGCCCCGGACGAGTCCGGGAAGTGTTGGAGCAGGTCGGTTTGGCCGACGTGGCCCGAAAGCGGGCGGGCAAGTTCTCGCTGGGTATGAAGCAGCGGCTAGGACTCGCCGCCGCACTGCTCGGTGACCCCGCCGTTCTCCTGCTCGACGAACCGGTGAACGGCTTGGACCCCGATGGCGTGCGTTGGATCCGCGAGCTACTGCGCTCGCTGGCCGCCGAAGGCCGAACCGTGCTGGTGTCGAGCCACCTGATGAGCGAGATGGCCCTCACCGCGGACCGCCTCATCGTGATCGGACGCGGCCGGCTGATCGCCGACACCTCCGTCCGCGAACTCGAAGAACGCTTCCAGCGCGGCGTTTTCGTCCGCTCCCCACGCGCCGTCGAATTGTCCGACGCCCTCCGAGGTGCCGGGGCCGAGGTGGTCGCGGAATCCAACGAAGCGCTTTCGGTACACGGAATGGGCGTGGACAGCATCGGCGAACTCGCCGCCGCTCGCGGAATCCCGGTGTACGAGGTCATGCCGCGAAGCGCCTCACTGGAAGAGGCGTACTTGGAGCTGACCGCGGACAGCGTCGACTACCGGGCGGCGCGATGA
- a CDS encoding ABC transporter permease yields the protein MTAALAAEWRKLRSVQSTQYVLGMVLLSVVVGAALAWAWGQTWDSMSAERRGSLSDGSIEETLLPVLQLCLGILGALTITAEYATGLIRTSLTVLPRRTSVFAAKAITVGVLALAAGIAATFAIHLLSKAVFGDRTFPGYHDLASEAPGLLGAGTTVGLVALIGFGAGTVLRSTAGAVSVLVVLLFVLPMISGFLPEPWGERIGSALLTNPVSALVLAAVLLAVAAVTITRRDVG from the coding sequence ATGACCGCCGCGCTCGCCGCCGAATGGCGCAAACTACGTTCGGTTCAGTCAACCCAGTACGTGCTCGGCATGGTGTTGCTCAGTGTGGTCGTCGGTGCGGCGCTCGCGTGGGCCTGGGGCCAGACGTGGGACTCGATGTCGGCTGAACGCCGAGGATCGCTCTCCGACGGGTCCATCGAGGAGACCCTGCTTCCGGTTCTCCAGTTGTGCCTAGGCATTCTTGGCGCACTCACCATCACGGCCGAATACGCGACCGGCTTGATCCGAACCAGTCTCACCGTGCTGCCGCGCCGGACGTCGGTCTTCGCGGCGAAGGCGATCACCGTCGGCGTACTGGCGCTCGCCGCCGGAATCGCCGCGACCTTCGCGATCCATCTGCTCAGCAAGGCGGTCTTCGGTGACCGCACCTTCCCCGGTTACCACGACCTGGCCAGCGAAGCACCGGGCCTGCTCGGCGCCGGCACGACCGTTGGGCTCGTGGCGTTGATCGGCTTCGGCGCCGGCACCGTACTGCGGTCGACTGCCGGTGCCGTGTCCGTACTCGTCGTGCTGTTGTTCGTCCTGCCGATGATCAGCGGCTTCCTTCCCGAGCCGTGGGGAGAACGCATCGGCTCGGCCCTGCTCACGAACCCCGTCAGCGCGCTCGTTCTGGCAGCCGTGCTCCTGGCCGTCGCCGCCGTGACGATCACACGGAGGGATGTCGGATGA
- a CDS encoding ATP-binding cassette domain-containing protein — MTGREWPTRLARRLVELGVEPGEAARLADDSHAEARAAALDPAELYGPANAYAATLAQAARETVPMWAPLRRSRGPVVLRLSGVTKRYRRREVLRGVDLTLRGGEVAAIVGANGSGKSTLLDICAGTTKASGGIVERTERVGYAPQQHGVAQHLTADEHFRLFGAVHGMSRRKAVATGSHLCSSLGWRPRRGVVAAQLSGGTQQKLNVVLGELNRPDLILLDEPYQGFDQGSYVDLWAQIFAWRDAGAGVLVVTHLLHDLDRVDHLLELTGAEDH; from the coding sequence ATGACGGGGCGCGAATGGCCGACCCGACTTGCTCGTCGGCTTGTTGAACTCGGAGTGGAGCCCGGCGAAGCGGCGCGACTGGCCGACGACAGCCACGCAGAAGCGCGGGCGGCCGCGCTCGACCCGGCCGAACTCTACGGTCCTGCGAACGCGTACGCCGCCACGCTGGCGCAGGCCGCACGCGAGACGGTGCCGATGTGGGCGCCACTACGTCGCAGCCGGGGGCCTGTTGTGCTTCGGCTCTCGGGTGTGACCAAGCGCTACCGGCGACGCGAGGTCCTGCGCGGTGTCGACTTGACGCTTCGTGGCGGCGAAGTCGCGGCGATCGTCGGAGCCAACGGGTCGGGTAAGTCGACGCTGCTGGACATCTGTGCGGGCACCACCAAAGCCTCCGGTGGCATTGTGGAACGCACGGAACGGGTCGGATACGCACCTCAGCAACATGGGGTCGCACAGCATCTGACCGCGGACGAGCACTTCCGGTTGTTCGGTGCGGTCCATGGGATGTCCCGGCGCAAAGCGGTCGCGACCGGCTCCCATCTCTGCAGCAGCCTCGGCTGGCGGCCGCGACGCGGTGTTGTCGCCGCACAACTGTCGGGCGGCACGCAGCAGAAGCTCAACGTGGTGCTGGGCGAGTTGAACAGGCCCGACCTGATCCTGCTCGACGAGCCCTACCAGGGATTCGATCAAGGTTCCTATGTAGACCTCTGGGCACAGATTTTCGCTTGGCGTGATGCGGGGGCCGGCGTGCTCGTGGTCACCCACTTGCTGCACGATCTCGACCGGGTCGACCACCTGCTCGAACTGACCGGGGCGGAGGACCACTGA
- a CDS encoding PadR family transcriptional regulator, with product MRDVMRQQWLHGFLDLCLLCLLAERRDYGLGLGQRLAESGFGDVPGGTLYPSLLRLEKQGLVRTDWVPSASGPRRKYYEVSEEGRAVAAERTEAWRGFRDAVDRVTESLGSRA from the coding sequence GTGCGAGACGTGATGAGGCAGCAATGGCTGCATGGATTCCTCGATCTCTGCCTACTGTGTCTGCTGGCTGAGCGCCGTGACTACGGCCTTGGGCTGGGACAGAGGCTGGCGGAGTCGGGGTTCGGTGACGTGCCCGGCGGCACGCTCTATCCGTCCCTGTTGCGCCTGGAGAAGCAAGGCCTAGTGCGGACAGACTGGGTGCCGTCGGCGAGCGGGCCGCGCCGCAAGTACTACGAAGTGAGTGAGGAAGGTCGCGCGGTCGCGGCGGAACGCACCGAGGCCTGGCGTGGCTTCCGCGACGCGGTCGACCGTGTCACCGAGTCACTGGGAAGTCGCGCATGA
- a CDS encoding HNH endonuclease signature motif containing protein — translation MKRTHFFSLSPAEVGKFDDSSAVDALFTARRLNAQLEAVELRAVHRLTELRGDARSVVDEVAFELCLSRRAAENLVRLARDVMSRLPNVLAAMEAGTLSRLAAAKISDVLAPLSDDLAGKVDVDLVGRITDKNAGQIRRITRDLVHKIDPGGAEARARARRSERRVEIRHREDAMAQLVAELPVEVASTIYARVNRIARTMRSRKEKRTMDQLRADVFAELLLGERTGAPRAEVFVHVSADAALGVTDRAAELVGHGPIPASIARDIMKQSNSVWRKVITDPTSGAPLDIGRSRYRPPAHLADYVRVRDRVCRMPGCHHPAQCADLDHHRARAKGGDTSCQNLCVLCRSHHRLKDAPGWKFDLDRGTGELTITTPAGRTRTTKPTPLFPAAAEPARAA, via the coding sequence GTGAAACGTACTCATTTCTTCTCTCTCAGTCCTGCCGAAGTCGGAAAGTTTGACGACAGCTCGGCGGTCGATGCCCTGTTCACCGCGCGGCGGCTGAACGCGCAGCTCGAAGCGGTCGAGCTGCGCGCAGTGCACCGGTTGACCGAGTTGCGTGGTGACGCGCGGTCGGTTGTCGACGAGGTGGCCTTCGAGTTGTGCCTGTCGAGGCGCGCTGCGGAGAACCTGGTCAGGCTCGCCCGCGACGTTATGAGTCGCCTGCCGAATGTGCTGGCGGCGATGGAGGCGGGCACGTTGAGCCGGTTGGCCGCTGCCAAGATCTCCGACGTCCTGGCGCCCCTGTCCGACGATCTCGCTGGGAAGGTCGACGTCGACCTGGTTGGCCGGATCACCGACAAGAACGCCGGCCAGATCCGGCGTATCACCCGTGACCTCGTGCACAAGATCGACCCGGGTGGCGCCGAAGCGAGAGCAAGAGCGCGAAGATCGGAGAGAAGGGTCGAGATTCGCCATCGCGAGGACGCGATGGCGCAGTTGGTCGCGGAGTTGCCCGTCGAGGTCGCCTCCACGATCTACGCTCGGGTCAATCGCATCGCCCGGACCATGCGCTCCCGCAAAGAGAAGCGCACCATGGACCAACTTCGGGCCGATGTGTTCGCTGAATTACTCCTGGGGGAGCGCACCGGCGCGCCTCGGGCTGAAGTATTCGTGCACGTCTCGGCGGACGCGGCACTGGGTGTCACGGATCGCGCCGCCGAACTGGTGGGACATGGGCCGATTCCGGCCTCAATCGCACGCGACATCATGAAGCAGTCGAACAGCGTGTGGCGCAAGGTGATCACCGATCCCACGAGCGGGGCGCCGCTGGACATCGGCCGTTCCCGCTATCGACCACCTGCTCACCTTGCCGACTACGTCCGAGTGCGTGATCGGGTCTGCCGGATGCCGGGTTGTCACCATCCCGCGCAGTGTGCCGACCTGGACCACCATCGAGCACGGGCAAAGGGCGGCGACACCAGTTGCCAGAACCTTTGTGTGCTTTGTCGTTCACATCACCGGCTCAAAGACGCGCCCGGCTGGAAGTTCGACCTCGACCGTGGCACCGGTGAGTTGACCATCACGACCCCGGCCGGCCGGACGCGCACAACCAAGCCGACTCCGCTTTTCCCTGCTGCCGCCGAGCCGGCCCGCGCAGCCTGA
- a CDS encoding TetR/AcrR family transcriptional regulator: MTPRRTPTGAAVLQPRITSAIAEAVLDELAANGYGRLSMEAVAKRAGVGKSALYRRWPSKQDMVIAVLSEFSVPLAVVADTGSLRGDLLALVDALRNWFTHPHFSAILPDITAEAGRNPALAAAIQAMIGQPRREQGAVMLRRAIARGELPADLNMEMALDFLPGPLFWRLSVRKVALGSGYEEELVELLLRAMGFSALATE; this comes from the coding sequence ATGACCCCTCGCCGTACTCCGACCGGGGCGGCCGTGCTTCAGCCGCGGATCACCTCGGCCATCGCGGAAGCCGTGCTCGACGAACTCGCCGCCAACGGTTATGGGCGGCTGTCGATGGAGGCGGTGGCCAAGCGTGCCGGGGTCGGCAAGAGTGCGCTCTACCGGCGATGGCCGTCGAAGCAGGACATGGTCATCGCGGTGTTGTCGGAGTTCAGCGTTCCGCTGGCGGTGGTGGCGGACACCGGTTCGCTGCGGGGCGACCTGCTGGCCCTCGTGGATGCGCTGCGTAACTGGTTCACTCACCCGCACTTTTCCGCGATTTTGCCTGATATCACTGCCGAAGCGGGGCGAAACCCGGCTCTCGCTGCCGCCATTCAGGCGATGATCGGCCAACCTCGGCGCGAGCAAGGCGCGGTGATGTTGCGGAGAGCGATCGCTCGTGGCGAGCTGCCGGCGGACCTGAACATGGAGATGGCCCTCGATTTCCTTCCGGGGCCGCTGTTCTGGCGTTTGAGCGTGCGTAAAGTGGCCCTGGGGTCCGGATACGAAGAAGAACTGGTCGAACTTTTGTTGCGAGCCATGGGTTTTTCTGCATTAGCGACTGAGTGA
- a CDS encoding nuclear transport factor 2 family protein encodes MSRTARDLVDEALRRILAKDMTGFAELFATDGVLEFPFAAAGYPARLDGRDNVREYLRDYNDNIVPERVVSSEIHDIAGADRVVVEFEIAGTIVASGKPYSLRYIAVITAKNGEIAHYRDYWSPLAAAEALGGADELMTFGNSTTATS; translated from the coding sequence GTGTCCAGAACCGCCCGTGACCTGGTGGACGAAGCCCTTCGGCGAATCCTCGCCAAGGACATGACCGGCTTCGCCGAACTCTTCGCGACCGACGGAGTCCTCGAGTTCCCGTTCGCGGCGGCCGGCTACCCGGCGCGCCTCGATGGCCGCGACAACGTGCGCGAGTACCTACGCGACTACAACGACAACATCGTGCCGGAACGGGTCGTGTCCAGTGAGATCCACGACATCGCCGGCGCCGACCGCGTCGTCGTGGAGTTCGAGATCGCTGGCACGATCGTGGCGAGCGGAAAGCCCTACAGCCTGCGCTACATCGCGGTCATCACCGCGAAGAACGGTGAAATCGCTCACTACCGCGACTATTGGAGCCCGTTGGCCGCAGCGGAAGCGTTGGGCGGAGCCGACGAGCTCATGACGTTCGGCAACTCGACAACGGCCACGTCGTGA
- a CDS encoding NmrA family NAD(P)-binding protein produces the protein MKTLVLGGTGTTGSRVATLLGPSARVATRKPIAADQVRFDWAEPETYVPALVGIDRIYLVAPISEAEPTPIVEPFLADARDNGVRRVVLLSSSAISEDTPSLGTLQRLVREGFPEWTVLRPSWFMQNFIGEHAVAQGIRSAGEIVTATGSGRVAFVDAGDIAAVAARALIDPLPHNTDHVITGPQALSYADAAEIITEVTGRPVRHRSLGTDELAEMLTTTGLPSEFAVVLAGLDEQIRHGAEDRVTTTVEEVVGRPARTFAEFVNAHRDSWQ, from the coding sequence GTGAAAACATTGGTCCTCGGTGGCACCGGTACGACCGGCAGCCGGGTCGCGACGCTACTCGGACCGTCTGCCCGCGTCGCCACCCGCAAGCCGATCGCTGCAGACCAAGTCCGTTTCGACTGGGCGGAACCGGAAACTTACGTTCCGGCACTGGTCGGCATTGATCGGATATACTTGGTCGCGCCCATCAGCGAAGCTGAACCGACACCGATTGTCGAACCGTTCCTGGCAGACGCCCGCGACAATGGTGTTCGCCGGGTCGTGTTGCTGAGTTCGTCCGCGATCAGCGAAGACACACCCAGCTTGGGCACGCTTCAGCGTTTGGTACGAGAAGGCTTCCCGGAATGGACGGTCCTGCGACCCTCCTGGTTCATGCAGAACTTCATCGGCGAACATGCTGTCGCGCAAGGCATTCGGTCGGCCGGTGAGATCGTTACGGCCACCGGTTCGGGTCGCGTCGCTTTTGTCGACGCGGGTGACATCGCCGCGGTCGCCGCTCGTGCCCTGATCGATCCGCTACCGCACAACACTGACCACGTGATCACCGGTCCGCAGGCACTCAGCTACGCGGATGCCGCCGAAATCATCACCGAGGTCACGGGAAGGCCGGTGCGGCACCGCTCCCTCGGCACCGACGAACTCGCCGAGATGCTGACTACGACTGGCCTGCCATCGGAGTTCGCCGTCGTGCTCGCCGGGTTGGATGAACAGATCCGCCACGGTGCCGAGGATCGCGTCACCACGACGGTCGAAGAAGTCGTCGGCCGCCCCGCCCGGACGTTCGCCGAGTTCGTCAACGCGCATCGGGACAGTTGGCAATAG
- a CDS encoding DUF6010 family protein encodes MIVGAGAAYPSGGDFGAWEIALTAELGYVAFRGLDSWTFIGIGWLLHTACTLGKARRSCRSRRTRRLAGPFAIP; translated from the coding sequence ATGATCGTGGGAGCCGGAGCCGCCTACCCCAGCGGTGGCGACTTCGGCGCGTGGGAGATCGCGCTCACGGCTGAGCTAGGCTACGTCGCCTTCCGTGGCCTCGATTCGTGGACCTTCATCGGCATCGGCTGGCTGCTACACACGGCTTGCACCCTTGGAAAGGCACGTCGGTCCTGCCGTTCACGGAGGACTCGTCGCTTGGCTGGGCCGTTTGCGATCCCGTGA
- a CDS encoding Cmx/CmrA family chloramphenicol efflux MFS transporter — protein MPFAVYLLGLAVFAQGTSEFMLSGLIPEIAADLRVSVPAAGLLTSGFAVGMIVGAPLMAALSLRWPRRRTLAIFLTTFVVVHVLGALTTSYEVLLVTRVVGALANAGFWATALATANAMVPSNAKARATSIVVGGVTVACVAGVPAGAWLGQQWGWRSAFWAVALISLPPLIAILRAIPAGRPEVADAGVRGELRSLRDTRLLVILLVAALVNGATFCAFTYLAPLFTTDTGLSAGWVPVLLALFGVGSFLGVTIGGRVGDTHPVPLLTIGMVALIVGWSLFALTAGNVFATVVLVLVQGTLAFATGSTLISRVFYVAENAPTLAGGFATAAFNVGAAVGPWLGGIAIGTGSGFRAPLWVSAAMMVAALAVAVTAQGIRKRALR, from the coding sequence ATGCCTTTTGCCGTCTACCTGCTCGGGCTGGCTGTTTTCGCCCAGGGCACTTCTGAATTCATGCTGTCCGGGCTCATCCCTGAGATCGCCGCCGACCTGCGGGTTTCCGTGCCCGCCGCGGGCTTGCTCACCTCGGGCTTCGCGGTGGGAATGATCGTCGGCGCACCGTTGATGGCGGCGCTGAGCCTGCGCTGGCCACGTCGACGCACGTTGGCGATTTTCCTGACCACCTTCGTGGTGGTGCACGTTCTCGGTGCGCTCACCACGAGCTACGAGGTCCTGCTGGTCACCCGGGTCGTCGGGGCGCTGGCCAACGCCGGGTTCTGGGCCACCGCACTGGCGACGGCCAACGCCATGGTGCCGTCGAACGCCAAAGCCCGGGCCACGTCCATCGTGGTCGGCGGGGTTACCGTCGCGTGCGTCGCCGGAGTACCGGCCGGTGCCTGGCTGGGCCAGCAGTGGGGCTGGCGATCGGCCTTCTGGGCGGTCGCGTTGATTTCTCTGCCGCCGCTCATTGCGATCCTGCGTGCCATTCCGGCCGGTCGCCCGGAGGTCGCGGACGCAGGCGTGCGCGGCGAACTGCGGTCGCTGCGCGACACCCGGCTGCTGGTGATCCTGCTGGTCGCCGCCTTGGTGAACGGTGCGACCTTCTGCGCTTTCACCTACCTCGCACCGCTGTTCACCACCGATACCGGGCTCAGCGCCGGCTGGGTCCCAGTGCTGCTCGCGCTGTTCGGCGTCGGGTCGTTCCTCGGTGTGACGATCGGCGGCCGGGTCGGTGACACGCACCCGGTTCCGCTGCTGACTATCGGCATGGTGGCACTGATCGTGGGCTGGTCGTTGTTCGCGCTGACGGCGGGCAACGTGTTCGCCACCGTCGTACTCGTCCTGGTGCAGGGCACGCTCGCCTTCGCGACCGGCTCCACGCTGATCTCGCGCGTGTTCTACGTGGCGGAGAATGCGCCGACGCTTGCCGGCGGGTTCGCGACGGCCGCCTTCAACGTCGGCGCCGCGGTCGGACCGTGGCTCGGCGGCATCGCCATCGGAACCGGCAGTGGCTTCCGTGCCCCGTTGTGGGTCAGCGCGGCGATGATGGTGGCGGCTCTCGCCGTGGCCGTGACAGCACAGGGAATCAGGAAGCGGGCACTCCGCTGA
- a CDS encoding rhodanese-like domain-containing protein has translation MTITSSDAVSFFTAQLRFRTDVADVHAAMASGTPGFTLLDSRGALAWTQGRIPGALHLPTADIARRGVDSLDPSLPVVTYCWGPGCDGATRAALAVAELGYEVKEMIGGIEYWIREGFGVETDDGVVRRPADPLTSPTAGITCDC, from the coding sequence ATGACGATCACCTCCTCGGACGCTGTCTCCTTCTTCACCGCCCAGCTGCGGTTCCGGACGGACGTCGCCGACGTGCACGCCGCGATGGCATCTGGAACTCCCGGCTTCACCCTGCTGGATTCACGCGGTGCCTTGGCCTGGACGCAGGGCCGTATCCCAGGCGCCCTGCACCTGCCGACTGCGGACATCGCCCGTCGAGGCGTGGATTCGCTCGACCCATCACTGCCGGTGGTCACCTACTGCTGGGGCCCAGGTTGCGATGGCGCGACCAGAGCAGCGTTGGCCGTTGCCGAGCTCGGGTACGAGGTCAAGGAGATGATCGGTGGCATCGAGTATTGGATCCGGGAAGGGTTCGGCGTCGAAACCGATGACGGCGTCGTGCGGCGGCCCGCTGATCCGCTGACCTCACCGACAGCCGGGATCACCTGCGACTGCTGA
- a CDS encoding Lrp/AsnC family transcriptional regulator: MTVESLDDTDWRILEALQLDGRASYADLARTVAMSPSAVTERVRRLEEAGVIAGYSAVVDPERLGLGITALVRLRYPTGNYKPFKDLIAVTPEILEAHHVTGEDCFVLKVLTRSMRHLEAVTGRIAGLGPVTTSVVYSSPLSRRDLTRGLTVDPQ; the protein is encoded by the coding sequence ATGACCGTTGAATCCCTGGACGATACCGATTGGCGCATCCTGGAGGCACTCCAGCTCGATGGCCGTGCCAGCTACGCGGACCTCGCCAGGACCGTCGCGATGTCGCCGAGCGCGGTGACCGAGCGCGTGCGGCGCCTGGAGGAAGCCGGGGTCATCGCCGGTTACTCCGCCGTGGTCGATCCGGAGCGGCTCGGCCTGGGCATCACCGCGCTCGTGCGGCTGCGGTACCCGACGGGCAATTACAAGCCGTTCAAGGATCTGATCGCGGTGACGCCCGAAATCCTGGAAGCGCACCACGTCACCGGCGAGGACTGCTTCGTCCTGAAGGTACTCACCAGGTCGATGCGGCACCTGGAGGCGGTCACCGGGCGGATCGCCGGCCTCGGCCCGGTGACTACGAGCGTCGTCTACTCGAGCCCGCTGTCGCGCCGCGATCTCACCCGGGGTCTCACAGTCGATCCGCAATAG
- the modA gene encoding molybdate ABC transporter substrate-binding protein, producing the protein MPNLRISTTLAAVALTLVACGSETPAGNDNATGAVNGPVTVFAAASLTESFTKLGQEFETANPGTKVTFNFAGSSALAQQINQGAPADVFASAAPANMKQVSDTGATSSEPVTFVRNRLEIAVPKGNPAGITGLVDFANAERKIALCDEKVPCGAAAKKVFEAAGVTAAPDTLEQDVKAALTKVRLGEVDAALVYRTDVKSAGGEVDGIAFPEADKAINDYPIATLSKAPNATTAGAFLQFVLSERGRAVLREAGFDTP; encoded by the coding sequence ATGCCGAACTTGCGGATTAGTACGACGCTGGCCGCCGTGGCGCTCACGCTGGTCGCCTGCGGCAGCGAGACGCCGGCGGGCAACGACAACGCCACCGGCGCGGTGAACGGCCCGGTCACCGTGTTCGCCGCGGCCTCGCTGACGGAGTCCTTCACCAAGCTCGGCCAGGAGTTCGAGACCGCGAACCCCGGCACGAAGGTCACCTTCAACTTCGCCGGCAGTTCGGCGCTCGCACAGCAGATCAACCAGGGCGCGCCCGCGGACGTGTTCGCCTCCGCCGCACCGGCCAACATGAAGCAGGTCAGCGACACGGGCGCGACCAGCAGCGAACCGGTCACCTTCGTCCGCAACCGGCTCGAGATCGCGGTGCCCAAGGGCAATCCGGCGGGCATCACCGGGCTCGTCGATTTCGCCAACGCCGAGCGCAAGATCGCGCTCTGCGACGAGAAGGTGCCCTGCGGAGCGGCCGCCAAGAAGGTCTTCGAAGCCGCCGGGGTGACGGCCGCGCCCGACACCCTCGAGCAGGACGTCAAGGCGGCGCTGACCAAGGTTCGACTCGGCGAGGTCGACGCGGCGCTCGTCTACCGGACCGACGTCAAGTCCGCCGGTGGCGAGGTCGACGGCATCGCGTTCCCGGAGGCCGACAAGGCGATCAACGACTACCCGATCGCCACCCTGTCGAAGGCTCCCAACGCCACCACCGCCGGCGCGTTCCTGCAGTTCGTGCTGTCGGAACGCGGGCGAGCCGTGCTCCGAGAGGCAGGTTTCGATACTCCATGA
- the modB gene encoding molybdate ABC transporter permease subunit — protein sequence MTARRKARGRLPLVLLVPALLGLAFLMVPLAGLIIRAPWSTLPSQLLSPEVGEALRLSLVCASLATVICLVLGVPLAWVLARGEVRGRGVLRALVTVPLVLPPVVGGVALLLVLGRRGPIGQYLDSWFGISLPFTTAGVVLAEAFVAMPFLVISVEGALRAADPRYEEAAATLGASRWLTFRRVTLPSIAPGIVAGTVLCWARALGEFGATITFAGNFPGETTTMPLAVYLALEADPDAAIVLSMVLLIVSIVVLASLRDRWIRGVS from the coding sequence ATGACCGCACGCCGCAAGGCTCGCGGGCGGCTTCCCCTCGTTCTGCTCGTACCAGCACTGCTCGGCTTGGCGTTCCTCATGGTGCCACTGGCCGGGTTGATCATCCGGGCGCCGTGGAGCACGCTGCCCAGCCAGCTCCTGAGCCCGGAAGTCGGTGAAGCGCTTCGGCTGTCGTTGGTGTGCGCGAGCCTTGCCACGGTCATCTGCCTAGTGCTGGGCGTGCCGCTCGCCTGGGTGCTCGCGCGTGGCGAGGTACGCGGGCGCGGTGTGCTGCGTGCGCTGGTGACCGTGCCGCTCGTGTTGCCGCCGGTAGTCGGCGGGGTCGCCCTGCTGCTCGTACTCGGCAGGCGCGGGCCGATCGGTCAGTACCTCGACTCGTGGTTCGGCATCTCGCTGCCGTTCACCACGGCCGGGGTGGTACTCGCCGAGGCGTTCGTCGCGATGCCGTTCCTGGTCATCTCGGTCGAAGGTGCGCTGCGCGCCGCCGACCCCCGCTACGAGGAGGCCGCGGCGACGCTGGGGGCGTCGCGCTGGCTGACCTTCCGCCGGGTCACGTTGCCGTCGATCGCACCGGGGATCGTGGCGGGCACGGTGTTGTGCTGGGCTCGCGCACTCGGCGAATTCGGCGCCACGATCACCTTCGCCGGCAACTTCCCCGGCGAGACCACCACGATGCCGCTCGCGGTGTACCTGGCGCTGGAGGCCGATCCGGACGCTGCGATCGTGCTGAGCATGGTGTTGCTGATCGTGTCGATCGTGGTGCTGGCCAGTCTGCGGGACCGCTGGATCCGAGGTGTGTCGTGA